One Glycine max cultivar Williams 82 chromosome 3, Glycine_max_v4.0, whole genome shotgun sequence DNA window includes the following coding sequences:
- the LOC100816597 gene encoding metalloendoproteinase 4-MMP, which produces MFLSLRYSFTFFFILLLLSPSHINASTTILTQSATKIAITNHNIIQSLNNARRGTKITGISQFKRYLHRFGYLLQKSNTSFSDEFDATLELALVRYQRNLGLQVTGKLDSNTVSQMITPRCGDPDTNDTTPHNHNHHHNHVHNVHSTKNFVFFPGKPRWSRSMPMTLTYAFSRENMIHSLSKKEIIEAFQRAFMRWASVIPVSFVEVSDFELTDIKIGFYNAEHGDGEPFDGELGVLAHSFSPEIGRLHLDAAETWAVDDFRSTASEVAVDLESVATHEIGHLLGLSHSSLKEAVMYPSLRPRDKRADLNIDDIKGVQSLYGSNPNFRSEWSLESDMSANHGSGLVKHLRESMMSPPRKRQKQNGESY; this is translated from the exons ATGTTCCTTTCACTCAGATATTCCTTCAcgttcttcttcattctcctccTCTTATCACCTTCACACATTAATGCTTCAACAACAATACTAACACAATCAGCCACCAAAATAGCCATCACAAACCACAACATTATTCAGAGCCTCAACAATGCTAGAAGAGGCACCAAAATCACGGGCATATCGCAATTCAAACGTTACCTCCATCGTTTCGGGTACTTATTACAAAAGAGCAATACTAGTTTCAGTGATGAATTTGATGCCACGTTGGAATTAGCTCTCGTTAGATACCAACGAAACCTTGGACTCCAAGTAACCGGGAAGCTCGATTCCAACACGGTTTCTCAAATGATCACACCAAGATGCGGTGATCCAGACACAAATGACACAACACCCCACAATCACAATCATCATCACAATCACGTTCACAACGTGCATTCAACAAAGAATTTTGTGTTTTTCCCGGGAAAACCACGTTGGTCACGTTCCATGCCAATGACACTAACCTATGCCTTCTCACGTGAGAACATGATCCATAGTTTGAGCAAGAAGGAGATAATAGAGGCATTCCAACGTGCATTCATGAGGTGGGCTTCGGTTATTCCGGTTAGCTTTGTTGAGGTGAGTGACTTTGAACTCACGGACATAAAAATAGGGTTTTACAATGCGGAGCATGGCGATGGTGAGCCCTTTGATGGAGAGCTTGGAGTGCTGGCCCACTCCTTCTCGCCAGAGATCGGCCGCCTCCACCTAGACGCGGCCGAGACGTGGGCCGTGGATGACTTCCGGTCGACCGCGTCGGAGGTGGCAGTGGACTTGGAGTCGGTGGCCACACATGAGATTGGACACTTGTTAGGGTTGTCTCATAGTTCGTTAAAAGAGGCTGTGATGTATCCAAGTTTGAGGCCTAGAGATAAGAGGGCTGATTTGAATATTGATGACATAAAAGGGGTGCAATCTCTATATGGCTCAAACCCTAATTTCAGATCCGAGTGGTCACTAGAGTCTGATATGTCTGCAAATCATGGTTCTGGACTTGTCAAACATTTGAG AGAAAGCATGATGAGTCCAccaagaaaaagacaaaaacaaaatggtGAAAGTTATTAG